The DNA sequence CGCCTTGGTATCGATCAGCTTGACAAGGCGTTCGCCGTGTTCGCGTATGTAAAGCCGTCACTCCTTGTCGACGGGAACCGCTCCAACGATGTGCGCACCATAGAGTACCGCCTCTATATGTACGACGGCATACTTAACCTCTTCTACGGCACGCAGGTCTCGATGAAGCGGGCGTGGAAGGACTTCAACTTCCTTCTCGAGAACAAGCTTGTGACGGACGAGAATGAAGTGATCATGATACTGACGTACCTTGCAGGCATGAATTTTAATTTCGCCGAGCAGAACGGTGCTGACATCGTCATGCGCCGCTACTATGTCAACAATATGTTCGATAATCTCTGGGATATCACTGAACTGCGCAACAAGGGCGATGCGCAGAAGAAAGACTATAAGCTCATGCACCTTGTTAAGGAATATGCGGTCGTGATCAATCCTACGACGGAGCGCTTCAAAACACGTTATCAGCCGTTCTTCGACAAACTCGGCCTCAACTACGGGAAAACCGAGGAGAGGACCATCGAGTCCGCGGGAAAATCCGGCGACACTTCGAAAGCGGCAACCACGACGACACCCGCCACCGGCGGGGGGAAATGATATCCCCATGGCAGCTCAAAGCGAGGACGTAGTGTCCTCGCTTTTTTTATATCATATGCTCGACCATCTGTACTAAGGAATGATGCGATGAAAACCGGTTATCTTGCGCTTGAGGACGGAACAGTATTCCCGGGGATATCTTTCGGCTATGAAGGGGAATCCTTCGGCGAAATAGTGTTCAACACCAGCATGAGCGGCTATCAGGAGATACTCACCGACCCCTCCTACACCTGGCAGATCGTCGCCATGACGTACCCGCTTATCGGCAATTACGGGGTCAATCCCGTCGATGTGGAATCCTCAAAGGTGCAGGTAAGCGGCTTTATCGTGAAGGAATATTCCAAGATATATTCCAACCATGAAGCGACAGAAAGTCTCGGCGACTATCTCGTGAAGAACCGTATCTGCGCGCTTGAGAACATCGATACGCGGATGCTGACACGTCATGTACGGGACAAGGGCGCCATGAAAGCGTACATAAGCACCGTGGACAAGAACCCCGACGATGTCGTCGATAAGGCGAAAGCGAGCCAGTCGCATCTGGGGAAAGACCTCGTCGCCCTTGTATCGACAGCGAAGCCCTACGATTTCAACAAGCCCGAGGGAAAACGCTATCGCATCGCCGCGTATGACTTCGGGATAAAGACGAACATATTGCGGCTGCTCGGATCACACGGCTGCCATGTGCGTGTGTTCCCCGCAAAAACATCGGCGGAGGAAATACGATCGTTCGCCCCGGACGGCGTATTCCTCTCCAACGGACCCGGCGACCCGGCCGGTGTCGAGGGTGTCATCGACAATATCCGCGCGCTCATGGAGTATAAGCCGATATTCGGGATATGCCTCGGCCATCAGATGCTCGGGCTTGCGTTCGGCGGAAAGACCTACAAGCTCAAGTTCGGCCATCGCGGCGGCAATCAGCCGGTGAAGCATATGGCGAGCGGCCGCACGGAGATAACAGCACAGAACCACGGGTTCGCCGTGGACTTCGATTCTATAAGATCGGTGGCCGAATATACGCATATGAACCTGAACGACAGGACGAACGAAGGCATGCGCCACAACAAGCTCCCGGTATTCTCGGTGCAGTATCACCCCGAGAGCGCGCCCGGCCCGCATGACAGCCGCTACCTCTTCGATGATTTTGTCGCATCAATGAAACAATGACCGCTTAAAGCCGATAGATCACGCGATACGCGGTGTCCGCCCCGGGCGGTGAATCCTCTATCTCAGCGAACGAAATATCTTTCATGTCGAGCGCGTGTGTTCTCACCGCATCGGTAACGAGTATCTCGCCCGCCTTCGCCGTATCCTCTCCGAGCTTGCTCGCTGCGTTCACTTCCGCGCCGTACACATCGGCATCGCCGATCTTAAGCACCTTCCCGAAGCCCAGGCCGACGCACAGAAGCACCTTCTCCACGTCCGCTTTATTCTGATTGTATATCATCAGTATGCGCTGCATGGACAACGCGCATTGAAGCGCTTTTATGACATTGCGGAAAATGACGAGAAAGCTGTCCCCCTCGACCTTGAGAAGGATGCCGTCATTCTCTTCGATGATAGGGACGAGTATGCGCTCGGACTCGGATATCGTCTGCAGGAAATGGATGATGCCGAATTTTGCGACACCGCGGGAAAAACCCGAGAGATCGGTGAACATGATGCACCATTCCTCGCCGAAAAGGTCCCAGATGCGCTTGTCGATGAGCTCCTTATTCGCCCCCGGCTTAAGCCGTTCGGTAATAAGGTTCTCAAGCCTGTCTTCCGATGCGCTTGAGAATACGGTCCGTCGTGTGGCCATGCCCTCCCCCTCTTCCGCTGTAGACTAAAGCCCTGCCGGCGGGGCGTTCGTAAGTTTCTTTTCCGCCCGTTTTCTCGGGTTCACGAAATAGCGGTTGAACGCGATGCGTCCGGTGATGGGAAAATAGTAGAAGAGGCCTTTTCGGGCGCGGACACATCCTATGACCGAGCAGATGATGAACACCAGGTTCAGGAGCGCGGTCGCAATGGCAACGAGCGCCAGGGAATAATGCCACGGCGTTACCGATGCGACACAGAGAATGAGCCAGACGAACACGGCCGCATTCGCTATCGAGACGGGGATCTCCATGAGCAGCGACTGAAGCGAATGGAAGGCGATGAACGGCGATTTTTTCGCGTTGAGAAGATGATAGACTATCTCAATGATAAGACCGATCATCGGCAGCGGGAGACCGACACCCCATGATGCGAACGTCATGAGGTATGCCCCCATGGCATCGTCCTTATCGCTGTCGCTTATCTCATGGGGCTGCGGCAGTACGATCGCTGCGGCATTGTTTTTTTTCGGCATGGGTTCCCTCGCTTTGAACGATATCGATATGCCATTGTACCGGCGGGAATGAAAAAAGCAAGTTCACATCCCCGACCGCCGATAGTCCCCCGGCGACATGCCGAAATATCTCCTGAACGCGCGGCTGAAATAGTTCGCATCGGTAAAACCCGTACGTATCCCGATCTCGCGGACCGGGAGCGCTGATGTCTTTAAAAGCTCCGCCGCCTGGCTTATCCGTATCTTCAGGAGATACGCGAGCGGGCTCACGCCGGTCTCTTTCTCGAACAAGCGTGTAAAGTGGTGCCGGCTGTACCCGCTGAGGCGGGCGATCGCATCGACGGGATTGGGCTCGGCGAAATTCGCCTTAAGATGCCGGTCAACGCGGACGAACCATTTCGGTCTATCCGTGCGCGATGCATGCGGCGAAAGATCGGCGAGAAGGTCCATGGCGAACGCATACGCAAGCCGCGACGCGTCGAATGCGGAGGCGATGGCGCCGTCCTTCGCCTTTTCATACACCGAAACGGCCGCCGAAAGAGCGAGCGCATCGGGGGGCAGCGTCACCAATGCCCCATAGCGGCGTATCATCTCTTTCCAGAGCGATACGATAGTGCTTCCGTTGAGACAGAGGTAGATGAATTCCCATTCCCTCGAGGACGCCGGCAGCCAATAGCGATTGTCATGCGGGAACGTAAGGAGCAGCGCCGTACCGGGAACGGCTGAGCGATCCGTGCGCTCATACCGAAGACGCCCCTCGCCGCGAATGGTGTACTGGAACAGGACGAATTCCGACGTGCCGCGTTTGAGCCCGTACCAATCGTAGGATCGTTCGCTCACGATGCTGTAGCCCACGCTCGTGACCATAGCATGGAGCGGCATATCGCGTTCGACAGCAATGCCGTGTGAACCGGTGCCTATGCGTTTTAGCCGGGAAAGCGGCACGGGAACCTCCGCACAAAAGTGCTATACTTCGCACAATCGTGATATTTACCTGTTTTCAGGGTATTCGTATTATAGTGCCGACATCACGCTATGTAAAGGAGTCAACCATGTCGTTCAAGATCGCATTCATCGGTGCAGGAAGCCTCGGATTTACCCGCCGTCTTCTCGGGGACCTTTTAACGGTACCCGAATTCAGTGATTGTGAGGTGGCATTCACCGATATCAACGAACAGAACCTCGATATGGTGTATAAGATATGTCAACGCGACATCGCGGCGAACAAGCTTCCCGTGAAACTCACGAAGACGCTCGACCGGCGTGAAGCGGTCAAGGACGCGAAATACGTCATTGTTACGGTTCGTGTCGGGGGCGTGGAAGCCTTCGCCACCGACGTGGAGATACCGCTCCAATACGGCGTCGATCAATGCGTGGGGGATACGCTCTGCGCGGGCGGCATCATGTACGGTCAGCGCGGCATCGCGGCGATGCTCTCGTTCTGCAAGGATATTAAGGAATTATCACGGCCGGATGTGCTGCTTCTCAACTATGCGAATCCCAATGCACAAATGACATGGGCTGCCAATGTCTTCGGCGGTGTGAAATGCGTGGGACTCTGTCACGGTGTGCAGGGGGGGCATGAGCAGCTTGCGCAGGTGATTGAAGTATGGGCGAAACGTCATGGGAAAATAGCTGAAGACGAAAAGGTGACGAAGAAGGACGTCGATATCATCTGCGCGGGGATCAATCATCAGACCTGGTATATTCAGGCGAAATGGCGCGGCATGGATATGCTGCCGCATCTTCTGGAAGGGTTCGAGAACCATCCGACGTATAAGAACACAGAAAAAGTTCGGATCGATATGCTCCGCCGATTCGGCTACTACTCGACCGAATCGAACGGGCATCTCAGCGAATATCTCCCGTGGTACCGCAAGCGGCCGGATGAGATCGAAAAGTGGATAGACACGAGCGCGTGGATCAACGGCGAAACGGGCGGGTACCTGCGCGTATGTACGGAGAACCGCAATTGGTTCGATACGGAATTCCCGAAGCTCCTTGCGGAAGAAGCGACGATGTTCGTTCCGGAAAAACGCTCGATAGAGCACGGCTCATACATCATCGAAGGCCTTGAGACAGGGCGTGTCTACCGCGGTCACTTCAATGTGGTGAACAGCGGCACCATCACGAACCTTCCGAACGACGCCATCGTCGAAGTGCCGGGTTATGTGGACAGGAATGGCATGAATATACCGCGCGTTGGGGATCTCCCGCTCGGCGCGGCTGCTGTATGCACAGCGAGCATTTCGGTGCAGCGCATGTCGGTGATCGCTGCGGTCACGGGCGACGACAATCTTCTCCGTCAAGCGATGATGATGGACCCGCTCACTGGTGCTGTGTGCAATCCGCCGGAGATATGGCAGATGACCGACGACATGCTTGTTGCCGGCGAGAAGTGGCTCCCGCAGTACGAGAAAGCGATCAAGGAAGCGAAACGCCGCCGCCTCACCGATGAACGTCTGCCGGTGAAGGAAGGATACCGCGGTGCGGTGCGGCTTCATACGAAAAGCGTCGAGGAAATGCGCTTAGCGAAAGCAAAGTAAAAATACGCATGGAAATATCCCTGTACGCCAATTGAGGCTGCAGGGATATTATTTTTTACTGTATGTCACGATCTTCGCTTTCACGAATTCCGCCATCGCCGCAACGACGGGCTTCATGAAGAGGTCTATCGGCTTCGTCGGATTTTCCGCAAGCGCTCTCGGGAGCGCCGTGCGGAACACTTCCTGAAAATCGGTGGCGATATTTATCTTGCCGATGCCGAGCGATATCGCTTTGCATACCGCATCGTCCGGTGTACCGGAGCCTCCGTGAAGCACAAGCGGAATGGATACTGCATCCGCTATCTCTTGCAGTCGATCAAGATCGAGCTTCGGTGTTTCGGCGTATTTTCCGTGCGCGGTTCCGATGGCCACCGCAAGCGCATCGATGCCGGTCTCCTTCACAAAGCGCAAGGCATCGCGCGGATCGGTATACAATGATGCGTTCGCCTTCGTATTCCCGAACGGCACATGCCCGAGCTCGGCCTCGACGGAAACACCTGCCGCATGAGCGATTCCTACGATGTCTTTCGTGATCCGGATATTATCATCGATGGGAAGATCGGATGCATCTATCATTACCGAGGTGTATCCTGCGCGTATCGCACATTCGATATGTTCGCGTTTTTTCGCATGGTCGAGATGCAGTGCAATATCCACGGGGCTTCGTTCTGCCATAACCCGCGCCATCGCGGCGATATCCTCGCCGGTAGTATCTTCGAACAATCGATTATACACCTGTATGATCACCGGCGATCGCATCGACTCGGCGCCCTCGACGACAGCGCGTGTGCTTTCATAATTGGCCACATTGAACGCAGAGACGGCCCGCTTCTGGGAACGGGTGTCGCGCAGTATCTCATCAAGTGTCACAAGCGGCATGTTGTACTCCGTTTGCAGCGCATCAGGATATCGCCTGTGCGAGCAGCGTATCGATAGCAGTTATCGGTCCGATATCCTTCGCCCCCGAGAGTGTTACAAAGCTGATCGGACTTGCAGTGACGACGATTCCCTTTCCCGCCTCTGCTATCTTCGATGCTGCGCACTCGATGACGCGTGTGCCGAGCTTTGGCTGTATGAGCTGATATACAACACCGCCTTCGAGCGCCGCATACGACTCCTCGCGATTCGTACCCACTTCGACGATGTCTCCAATGGCAGAGGCTATCGCTCGCGCATCGGCACCGTTCTCGTTATACTTGCTCAAGTAGTCACTGTCGATGAAGACAAGTTTTTCAGTACGCCGTTTTTTTATCGATATCTTTTTCTCTTTCAGAAGCCGCTGATAGAAATTCGAACTGTGTTCGACGGCGACTTCCCCGAGGGAGAGCCCGAATGCGGGATAATCGTTCTTGAGCGCATCATAATCGCTCGGGCAGAGCGTCACCACGGTCTTTGCGCCGCTGTCGCGTATCGCCTGTACGATATGCTTTGCCGCGGTCTTGGCCTCATCGATAGAACCGAGATTGTACAGCGCCTTGCCGGTATCTATTTCGTCTTCAATGACAGCGAATGATATTTTCGCCGCGTTGAATATCTTGATCGCCGCCTCGGCCATCTCTGGCACACGATACGCCGCATACGAACCGATATAGAGAAGTACATCGGCACGGGATGCTCTTTTCAGCGACGGAATCTTTGCGAAGCGCGATGTCTTTTCGCCGAACACATTGCCCGTATCTATGATGCGTTTTGCCAGTGCACGCACGCTGTCCGGGGCGTTGCCCGCGGCGACTATTTCCGCACGCGCGGCACGGACGAAGCCGGGAACATCGTATGAGCTAACACAATGTGAGCGGCAGGCGGAGCAGAGCGTGCACTCATACATCGTATCGATGAAATTTTTATCCGTGAACGCATCCGGCCTCATGATGCTCTTGTCGGTGAGAAGGCCAAATCCGCGCGGCGTGTTCGACTCGCTTCTCGTCACATTGCCGATGGTGCATACGTGACGGCACATGAAGCAGAACCGGCACGCCTTCACCGTCTCGATAGTTTCTTTTCGGTACATATTATCTCCCCGGGAATCCCATTTTACCGGGATTCATGATGTTGTTCGGATCGAGGGCTTTTTTGATATCAGTGAGCACGCGAAACGCGCTGCCGTAGAGTTCCGGCATGAGCCGTCCGAGCTTAAGGCCGATGCCGTGATGCTCGTTCAACACGCCGCCCTCCTTCATCGCCGCACGCAGCGCCATGTTCCATATCTTATTGTAAAGCCGTGTCGCTTCCATCGGATCAGCCGGCGGCTCTTCGATGATGAAGCGCGCGTAGAGCATACAGCCCCATTCATACCAATGCGAGAAGTGGCCGATGTACGTCGCCTCTGGGAAATTCTCTTCCACGGTACGTTTCATCGCCCAATAAACTTTCTCGATGTTGGCGAATGTCGCCACTGTATCGAGCGTGCCGAACGCCTGCGGTAAATGGAACATATACGGCGGATAGAAGAATTTGTATTTATTCTTCCACCATTCCTCGCCGAGCTCTTCACCGAGGTCCTCGGGACTGCCTTTGCGGCATATCGCGATCGCTTTTTGCATTTCAAGATCGACGATATCGCGGTAGCCGTCAAAACCGAACACAAGATACGCGCCGGTACGGTCGATATTGAGCACACGTTTGATGAGCTTTTTCGTCTCAGCTTCGTCGTACATGCGTATCACCGCCGGACGCAGACGTGAGAGCATGATATTTCTCCCGGCCGCCATGGCACTCGTCATGTCCTTGAAGAGGAACGCATGAAAACGCCGCGCTTCGGGTATGCGATGTATCTTCATCGTCGCCTTCGTCATGATACCGAGCGTTCCTTCCGAGCCGATGAGAAGCTGTGCGATGTCAGGCCCGGAGGCATGTCGCGGCACCGGCAGCGTATTGATGATAGTGCCGTCAGGCAGAACCGCCTCAAGCGTGATCGTCATATCCTCTATCTTCCCGTATTTCGTCGAGAGCACGCCCGTACCGCGATGAGCGAGAAATCCGCCGAGCGTCGCACAGTTTATCGATCCGGGAAAATGCATCATCGAATAACCCTTCTGTTCAAGCGCCCACTCAAGCTGCTGTGTGTTGATGCCCGTTTCCACAGTAACGGTAAGCGACAACTCATCGATGGATATGATTTTATCCATACGCTTCATATCGATGGTAATGCCGCCGTACATGGGCACGGCGCCGCCCTGCGAGCCGGAACCGCCGCCCCACGGAATAACGGGAATGCGATGCGTATTCGCTATCCTCAACACCTTCGATACTTCTTCCGTTGTACCGGGATGCACGATGATATCCGGCGTTGGATTTTCCGCCCCGCAATCATGCCACATCTCCGGCACCCAGTAATAATCCGTCGCGTATGCGACCTTATCCGCTGTTTTCAGGGATACGTGCTCCTGTCCTACGGCATCCTCAAGTTCGGACACAAGCATGGCGAAGCGATAATTCATGTGAGCGTTCATGCTCCCTCCTTATTTGCAGGCAAAGCGGCATTCGCCGTATATACAGGCGCCAGGGCGTCGTGTACTTTCAGATAACGTTCGAAAAGGCTACCGTATCGTTCATGCGCATCCTTCGACGGGTTTATTTCCGCGCCGATCTTTCCGCATCGCGCGATGGCATCGCGTGCTGTGGGGAATATGCCGACACCGACGCCGGCAAGGAGCGCCGCACCGAACGAGGCATCGCTCATCGCGGGGACAAAGAGCGTTCTCCCGAACACATCGGCAACGATGGTGCGCCATAGTTCGCTTTTCGCACCGCCGCCGATGAAGCGTATCTCATTGAGAGCAAGCCCCATGGTATCGATGACGCGGGAACAATCGCGGAGAGAAAAAGCCACGCCTTCCATGAGTGAACGTATGATATCGCCGCGGCCGTTCGCCATGGACAATCCGGTAAAACTCGCACGCAGGTCAGCATCCCAATACGGTGAACGCTCGCCGCTCAGGTATGGATGAAATTGCACGCCGTTGGCCCCGATGGACGATGCGAGAGCGGCTGTATCCATATCGGCATACGATAGTTCATCCGACCCGGAAAGCACATCGCGCAGCCAACGTTTCGATACCCCGGCGGCATTCGTCGCGGTGACCGTATACCATCGCCCCGGGATGATATGCGGATACGTAAGCGTCTTTTCATGCGGGTGCGGCTTCGATGTCATGACGTTCACATTGCCGGCGGT is a window from the Spirochaetota bacterium genome containing:
- the carA gene encoding glutamine-hydrolyzing carbamoyl-phosphate synthase small subunit; protein product: MKTGYLALEDGTVFPGISFGYEGESFGEIVFNTSMSGYQEILTDPSYTWQIVAMTYPLIGNYGVNPVDVESSKVQVSGFIVKEYSKIYSNHEATESLGDYLVKNRICALENIDTRMLTRHVRDKGAMKAYISTVDKNPDDVVDKAKASQSHLGKDLVALVSTAKPYDFNKPEGKRYRIAAYDFGIKTNILRLLGSHGCHVRVFPAKTSAEEIRSFAPDGVFLSNGPGDPAGVEGVIDNIRALMEYKPIFGICLGHQMLGLAFGGKTYKLKFGHRGGNQPVKHMASGRTEITAQNHGFAVDFDSIRSVAEYTHMNLNDRTNEGMRHNKLPVFSVQYHPESAPGPHDSRYLFDDFVASMKQ
- a CDS encoding adenylate/guanylate cyclase domain-containing protein, with the translated sequence MATRRTVFSSASEDRLENLITERLKPGANKELIDKRIWDLFGEEWCIMFTDLSGFSRGVAKFGIIHFLQTISESERILVPIIEENDGILLKVEGDSFLVIFRNVIKALQCALSMQRILMIYNQNKADVEKVLLCVGLGFGKVLKIGDADVYGAEVNAASKLGEDTAKAGEILVTDAVRTHALDMKDISFAEIEDSPPGADTAYRVIYRL
- a CDS encoding DUF4870 domain-containing protein, which encodes MPKKNNAAAIVLPQPHEISDSDKDDAMGAYLMTFASWGVGLPLPMIGLIIEIVYHLLNAKKSPFIAFHSLQSLLMEIPVSIANAAVFVWLILCVASVTPWHYSLALVAIATALLNLVFIICSVIGCVRARKGLFYYFPITGRIAFNRYFVNPRKRAEKKLTNAPPAGL
- a CDS encoding AraC family transcriptional regulator translates to MPLSRLKRIGTGSHGIAVERDMPLHAMVTSVGYSIVSERSYDWYGLKRGTSEFVLFQYTIRGEGRLRYERTDRSAVPGTALLLTFPHDNRYWLPASSREWEFIYLCLNGSTIVSLWKEMIRRYGALVTLPPDALALSAAVSVYEKAKDGAIASAFDASRLAYAFAMDLLADLSPHASRTDRPKWFVRVDRHLKANFAEPNPVDAIARLSGYSRHHFTRLFEKETGVSPLAYLLKIRISQAAELLKTSALPVREIGIRTGFTDANYFSRAFRRYFGMSPGDYRRSGM
- a CDS encoding alpha-glucosidase/alpha-galactosidase, producing the protein MSFKIAFIGAGSLGFTRRLLGDLLTVPEFSDCEVAFTDINEQNLDMVYKICQRDIAANKLPVKLTKTLDRREAVKDAKYVIVTVRVGGVEAFATDVEIPLQYGVDQCVGDTLCAGGIMYGQRGIAAMLSFCKDIKELSRPDVLLLNYANPNAQMTWAANVFGGVKCVGLCHGVQGGHEQLAQVIEVWAKRHGKIAEDEKVTKKDVDIICAGINHQTWYIQAKWRGMDMLPHLLEGFENHPTYKNTEKVRIDMLRRFGYYSTESNGHLSEYLPWYRKRPDEIEKWIDTSAWINGETGGYLRVCTENRNWFDTEFPKLLAEEATMFVPEKRSIEHGSYIIEGLETGRVYRGHFNVVNSGTITNLPNDAIVEVPGYVDRNGMNIPRVGDLPLGAAAVCTASISVQRMSVIAAVTGDDNLLRQAMMMDPLTGAVCNPPEIWQMTDDMLVAGEKWLPQYEKAIKEAKRRRLTDERLPVKEGYRGAVRLHTKSVEEMRLAKAK
- a CDS encoding class II fructose-bisphosphate aldolase — its product is MPLVTLDEILRDTRSQKRAVSAFNVANYESTRAVVEGAESMRSPVIIQVYNRLFEDTTGEDIAAMARVMAERSPVDIALHLDHAKKREHIECAIRAGYTSVMIDASDLPIDDNIRITKDIVGIAHAAGVSVEAELGHVPFGNTKANASLYTDPRDALRFVKETGIDALAVAIGTAHGKYAETPKLDLDRLQEIADAVSIPLVLHGGSGTPDDAVCKAISLGIGKINIATDFQEVFRTALPRALAENPTKPIDLFMKPVVAAMAEFVKAKIVTYSKK
- a CDS encoding (Fe-S)-binding protein, with amino-acid sequence MYRKETIETVKACRFCFMCRHVCTIGNVTRSESNTPRGFGLLTDKSIMRPDAFTDKNFIDTMYECTLCSACRSHCVSSYDVPGFVRAARAEIVAAGNAPDSVRALAKRIIDTGNVFGEKTSRFAKIPSLKRASRADVLLYIGSYAAYRVPEMAEAAIKIFNAAKISFAVIEDEIDTGKALYNLGSIDEAKTAAKHIVQAIRDSGAKTVVTLCPSDYDALKNDYPAFGLSLGEVAVEHSSNFYQRLLKEKKISIKKRRTEKLVFIDSDYLSKYNENGADARAIASAIGDIVEVGTNREESYAALEGGVVYQLIQPKLGTRVIECAASKIAEAGKGIVVTASPISFVTLSGAKDIGPITAIDTLLAQAIS
- a CDS encoding FAD-binding oxidoreductase — encoded protein: MNAHMNYRFAMLVSELEDAVGQEHVSLKTADKVAYATDYYWVPEMWHDCGAENPTPDIIVHPGTTEEVSKVLRIANTHRIPVIPWGGGSGSQGGAVPMYGGITIDMKRMDKIISIDELSLTVTVETGINTQQLEWALEQKGYSMMHFPGSINCATLGGFLAHRGTGVLSTKYGKIEDMTITLEAVLPDGTIINTLPVPRHASGPDIAQLLIGSEGTLGIMTKATMKIHRIPEARRFHAFLFKDMTSAMAAGRNIMLSRLRPAVIRMYDEAETKKLIKRVLNIDRTGAYLVFGFDGYRDIVDLEMQKAIAICRKGSPEDLGEELGEEWWKNKYKFFYPPYMFHLPQAFGTLDTVATFANIEKVYWAMKRTVEENFPEATYIGHFSHWYEWGCMLYARFIIEEPPADPMEATRLYNKIWNMALRAAMKEGGVLNEHHGIGLKLGRLMPELYGSAFRVLTDIKKALDPNNIMNPGKMGFPGR